In the Longimicrobiaceae bacterium genome, one interval contains:
- the thrS gene encoding threonine--tRNA ligase, protein MTQTVDTTQRIRITLPDGSQREVPRGTTVLELAESIGPRLAKAAIAGKVDGQVVDLSRPIEADARVEILTEKSPEALDVLRHSAAHVLATAVRQVRPDAKIGFGPPIEDGFYYDFEVDHPFTEEELAEIERRMAEVSAASQPFERRVVSAEEARQLFADDPLKLERLEEFGEDEVITVYRNGPFLDLCRGPHVPETGRIRHFKLLNTASAYWRGDSRRQTLQRIYGTAWFTQKDLEDYLHRLEEAKKRDHRRLGRELDLFLFHPYSPGAAFWTHRGTIVYDALVGWMREVLLANDYQLVKTPLLYNKGLWEISGHWGKYRENMFLVLDNETEEHDFGLKPMNCPSHHLLYATRKHSYRELPIRYATQDVLHRNEVSGALSGLTRVRQFQQDDAHIYLAENQIADEVKRLVALLDSFYDKLGLTYTAKFATRPEVRIGDDATWDRAEAALRHALEATGLPYELKEGDGAFYGPKIDFDVSDSIGRKWQLGTIQLDYQNAERFDLTYTGEDNHEHRPVIIHRAIFGSFERFIAILVEHFAGAFPLWLAPVQVLVLPISDDQLPSARELEAQLRAAGIRAEVDARSETLNYKIREAETQKVPYMGVVGGREAEAGTVAVRVRGAGRKQVILPRDRFVEQLAAQIASKTLDLGVE, encoded by the coding sequence ATGACGCAGACGGTCGATACCACGCAGCGAATCCGCATTACCCTTCCCGACGGCTCGCAACGCGAAGTACCCCGCGGAACGACGGTTCTCGAGCTGGCGGAATCGATCGGCCCGCGTCTGGCGAAGGCGGCCATCGCCGGAAAGGTCGATGGCCAGGTCGTCGACCTCTCCCGTCCCATCGAGGCCGATGCCCGGGTCGAGATCCTGACCGAGAAGAGCCCCGAGGCGCTGGACGTACTGCGTCACTCCGCGGCGCACGTGCTGGCCACGGCGGTGCGCCAGGTGCGCCCCGACGCCAAGATCGGGTTCGGGCCGCCCATCGAGGACGGCTTCTACTACGACTTCGAGGTCGACCACCCCTTCACCGAAGAGGAGCTCGCGGAGATCGAGCGCCGCATGGCGGAGGTATCCGCCGCGTCACAGCCGTTCGAGCGGCGAGTCGTGTCGGCCGAGGAAGCCCGTCAGCTCTTCGCGGACGACCCCCTGAAGCTCGAGCGCCTGGAAGAGTTCGGGGAGGACGAGGTCATCACCGTCTACCGCAACGGACCCTTCCTCGACCTCTGCCGTGGACCGCACGTACCGGAAACGGGGCGCATCCGGCACTTCAAGCTGCTGAATACGGCGTCTGCCTACTGGCGAGGGGATTCCCGTCGGCAGACGCTGCAGCGCATCTACGGAACGGCCTGGTTCACCCAGAAGGATCTCGAGGACTACCTGCATCGGTTGGAGGAGGCGAAGAAGCGTGACCATCGCCGCCTCGGCCGCGAGCTCGACCTCTTCCTCTTCCATCCCTACTCGCCCGGCGCGGCATTCTGGACGCACCGCGGCACCATCGTCTACGACGCCCTGGTGGGGTGGATGCGCGAGGTGCTGCTGGCGAACGATTACCAGTTGGTGAAGACACCCCTGCTGTACAACAAGGGGCTCTGGGAGATCTCCGGGCACTGGGGCAAGTACCGGGAGAACATGTTCCTCGTGCTGGACAACGAGACCGAGGAACACGACTTCGGCCTCAAGCCGATGAACTGCCCCTCGCACCACCTGCTCTACGCCACCCGGAAGCACTCCTACCGCGAGCTGCCGATCCGCTACGCCACGCAGGACGTGCTGCACCGCAACGAGGTCTCCGGTGCGCTGAGCGGCCTCACGCGCGTAAGGCAGTTCCAGCAGGACGACGCGCACATCTACCTGGCCGAGAACCAGATCGCCGACGAGGTGAAGCGGCTGGTCGCGCTGCTGGATTCGTTCTACGACAAGCTCGGGCTCACCTACACGGCGAAGTTCGCGACGCGGCCCGAGGTGCGGATCGGCGACGACGCCACCTGGGACCGCGCCGAGGCGGCCCTCCGGCACGCGCTGGAGGCGACCGGCCTCCCCTACGAGCTGAAGGAAGGCGACGGCGCCTTCTACGGCCCCAAGATCGACTTCGACGTCTCCGATTCCATCGGGCGGAAGTGGCAGCTCGGGACGATCCAGCTGGATTACCAGAACGCCGAGCGCTTCGACCTCACCTATACGGGAGAGGACAACCACGAACACCGGCCGGTGATCATCCACCGGGCGATCTTCGGCTCCTTCGAGCGGTTCATCGCCATCCTGGTGGAGCATTTCGCGGGTGCGTTCCCGCTCTGGCTCGCGCCGGTGCAGGTGCTGGTCCTCCCCATCTCGGACGATCAGCTCCCCAGTGCGCGGGAGCTGGAGGCGCAGCTGCGGGCCGCCGGGATCCGGGCCGAGGTCGACGCCAGGAGCGAGACGCTCAACTACAAGATCCGCGAGGCGGAGACGCAGAAGGTGCCGTACATGGGGGTGGTCGGTGGACGGGAAGCGGAGGCGGGCACGGTGGCGGTCCGCGTGCGCGGTGCCGGGCGAAAGCAGGTCATCCTCCCGCGCGACCGCTTCGTGGAGCAGCTCGCCGCGCAGATCGCGTCGAAGACGCTCGACCTCGGTGTCGAGTAG
- a CDS encoding TonB-dependent receptor → MSRSRVLRALVVMATAGGLMAIGQVAEASPSLTAHRWMRQVPAQQSQGTISGIVTDSTSGAPLANASVQVVGTDQVAVTDNAGRFLISNVPAGTQTVRVGLIGYQQVERQVEVTSGATVEANFTLAPAAVALEELVAVAYGTQRRGDLTSAVTAVGGEELAERPARNIQSALQGRAPGVTVWDQGGEPGAADMYFRIRGTTTLGNNAPLVIVDGIEQNWSYINPNEIESISILKDAASTAIYGSRGANGIVLITTKRGREGDFRVSYNTSFDFQNLATVPEHMETEEYLRLQNIAYQNRGSEPPYSEEEIALYLSGEDRLRYPLPNTWFETVIQDNAPMQNHSLTVSGGTERLTSLVGLNYFDQQGIYPNRDAQRYSLRLNNDLRLNDRLSLGADLNVRRNLRRTTNFGSLYHRMMHGSQFAVPRFPDGTYGLSAQGHNPLLYSDPDYYGRTKWQIDYNVLNLTGDWEILPGLSLQSQFGIEAEKLSRLQNNPTFEVRDYWNPSVILKQNNVNTLEEQRQESLQTTWNTTLTWRTEFGDHGLTLLGGYSEIAFDGNNLTAGGRNFYNNDIRALGQSDPENRDLGSSYTDWGLRSFFGRLNYAYADRYLIEANMRYDGSSRFPPGDRYTFFPSLSLGWRVSDEPFWEPLSATINEFKPRVSWGRAGNQNVGLYSYFDRLAVGNDYVFNGTPVTGVRQNSMTSTDLTWETTTQTNIGLDAALFDNRLEVTFDWFDKTTEGILLNLPVPGVLGLNPAPTNAGSVKNVGWELALQHRGAWREVDYGVSLNVSDVKNEIVDLAGTGPYFSGEKNWFVRQEGYPIDALWGYRTDGYYTQEDLDAGYPTWAADAAPGDIKYVDLNEDGVIGPDDRTVLGSTQPRYTYGAALDLGWRNWDLNLHAQGVGKQDMAIMGAYVENGSWEGFALKIGEDYWTPEDPDARFPRPQKQTQKNTEPSDHWVIDASYFRLKNVQLGYTLPQSLTDRAGLRRMRLYVGGTNLFTRSDLTEWGTDAETVTGRTDYYQPVKTYTIGLNVDL, encoded by the coding sequence ATGAGCAGATCTCGTGTGCTACGAGCACTGGTCGTGATGGCCACTGCAGGTGGCCTCATGGCGATCGGCCAGGTCGCAGAGGCCAGCCCCAGCCTGACCGCTCATCGCTGGATGCGGCAGGTGCCAGCGCAGCAGTCGCAGGGAACGATCAGCGGAATCGTCACCGATTCCACGAGCGGCGCGCCGCTCGCGAACGCGAGCGTGCAGGTAGTCGGAACCGATCAGGTAGCCGTCACGGACAATGCCGGCCGCTTTCTCATCTCCAACGTTCCCGCGGGAACCCAGACGGTACGCGTCGGGCTCATCGGGTACCAGCAGGTCGAGCGGCAGGTCGAGGTGACCAGCGGCGCCACCGTGGAGGCGAATTTCACGCTCGCGCCCGCGGCCGTCGCACTGGAAGAGCTCGTCGCCGTGGCGTATGGCACGCAGCGGCGCGGCGACCTCACCAGCGCGGTTACCGCCGTGGGTGGCGAGGAGCTGGCCGAGCGGCCCGCGCGCAACATCCAGTCGGCGCTGCAGGGACGGGCGCCCGGCGTGACCGTCTGGGACCAGGGCGGTGAGCCCGGCGCGGCCGACATGTACTTCCGCATCCGCGGCACCACGACGCTGGGCAATAATGCCCCTCTCGTGATCGTCGACGGCATCGAGCAGAACTGGTCATACATCAATCCCAATGAGATCGAGAGCATCTCGATCCTCAAAGACGCGGCTTCCACCGCGATCTACGGCTCGCGGGGGGCGAACGGCATCGTCCTCATCACCACCAAGCGCGGGCGTGAAGGTGATTTCCGCGTGAGCTACAACACCTCCTTCGATTTCCAGAATCTGGCCACGGTCCCGGAGCACATGGAGACCGAGGAGTACCTCCGCCTGCAGAACATCGCCTACCAGAACCGCGGCAGCGAGCCGCCCTATTCGGAGGAGGAGATCGCCCTCTACCTCAGCGGCGAAGATCGCCTCCGTTATCCGCTGCCGAATACCTGGTTCGAGACGGTGATCCAGGACAACGCTCCGATGCAGAACCACTCGCTGACTGTTTCCGGCGGGACGGAGCGCCTGACCTCGCTGGTGGGACTGAACTACTTCGACCAGCAGGGGATCTATCCGAACCGGGATGCACAACGGTACAGCCTGAGGCTGAACAACGACCTGCGGCTCAACGACCGCCTGAGCCTCGGCGCCGATCTGAACGTGCGCCGCAACCTGCGCCGTACCACCAACTTCGGCAGCCTGTACCACCGGATGATGCACGGGTCGCAGTTCGCGGTACCTCGCTTTCCGGATGGGACTTACGGGCTCAGCGCCCAGGGACACAATCCGCTGCTGTACTCCGACCCGGACTACTACGGTCGGACCAAGTGGCAGATCGACTACAACGTCCTGAACCTCACCGGCGACTGGGAGATCCTTCCCGGCCTCAGTCTGCAGAGCCAGTTCGGGATCGAGGCGGAGAAGCTCTCGCGCCTGCAGAACAACCCCACCTTCGAGGTTCGCGACTACTGGAACCCGTCGGTGATTCTCAAGCAGAACAACGTCAACACGCTGGAGGAGCAGCGGCAGGAATCGCTGCAGACGACCTGGAACACCACACTCACCTGGCGTACGGAGTTCGGCGACCACGGGCTGACCCTGCTCGGCGGGTATAGCGAGATCGCCTTCGACGGCAACAACCTGACGGCCGGGGGCCGCAACTTCTACAACAACGACATCCGCGCGCTGGGCCAGAGCGATCCGGAGAACCGGGATCTGGGCAGCTCCTACACCGACTGGGGGCTGCGCTCCTTCTTCGGCCGCCTGAACTACGCCTACGCCGACCGCTACCTCATCGAGGCGAACATGCGGTACGACGGCTCCAGCCGCTTCCCGCCGGGCGATCGCTACACCTTCTTCCCCTCGCTCTCGCTGGGTTGGCGCGTGTCTGACGAGCCGTTCTGGGAGCCGCTCAGCGCCACCATCAATGAGTTCAAGCCGCGCGTCTCCTGGGGCCGTGCGGGCAATCAGAACGTCGGCCTCTACAGCTATTTCGACCGACTGGCGGTGGGGAACGACTACGTGTTCAACGGCACGCCGGTGACCGGAGTGCGGCAGAACTCGATGACCTCCACCGATCTCACCTGGGAGACGACCACGCAGACCAACATCGGCCTCGACGCAGCCCTCTTCGACAACCGGCTGGAGGTGACCTTCGACTGGTTCGACAAGACCACCGAGGGAATTCTGCTGAACCTGCCGGTACCGGGGGTCCTCGGGTTGAACCCAGCCCCCACCAACGCGGGCAGCGTCAAGAACGTCGGTTGGGAGCTGGCGCTACAGCACCGGGGGGCGTGGCGGGAGGTCGATTACGGCGTCTCGCTCAACGTCTCCGACGTGAAGAACGAGATCGTCGACCTCGCCGGCACCGGACCGTACTTCAGCGGGGAGAAGAACTGGTTCGTTCGCCAGGAGGGATATCCGATCGATGCCCTCTGGGGCTACCGCACGGACGGCTACTACACCCAGGAGGACCTCGATGCGGGCTATCCGACCTGGGCGGCGGACGCGGCCCCGGGTGACATCAAGTACGTCGACCTCAATGAGGATGGGGTGATCGGGCCGGACGATCGGACCGTGCTGGGCTCCACGCAGCCGCGCTACACCTACGGTGCGGCGCTGGACCTCGGCTGGCGGAACTGGGACCTCAACCTCCACGCCCAGGGAGTCGGCAAGCAGGACATGGCCATCATGGGCGCGTATGTCGAGAACGGGAGCTGGGAGGGCTTCGCGTTGAAGATCGGCGAGGACTACTGGACTCCCGAGGATCCCGATGCGCGCTTCCCCCGTCCGCAGAAGCAGACCCAGAAGAATACCGAGCCGTCGGATCACTGGGTGATCGACGCCTCCTATTTCCGGCTCAAGAACGTGCAGCTCGGCTACACCTTGCCGCAGTCGCTCACCGATCGCGCAGGTCTGCGGCGCATGCGCCTCTATGTGGGCGGGACCAATCTCTTCACCAGATCGGACCTCACGGAGTGGGGCACGGACGCGGAGACCGTCACTGGTCGGACCGACTACTACCAGCCGGTGAAGACCTACACGATCGGGCTGAACGTAGACCTGTGA
- a CDS encoding RagB/SusD family nutrient uptake outer membrane protein, whose amino-acid sequence MNLKLHRFPALALVAVLAACQGDLLDSRPTDSLNDAIFWQSERDAVNAVNALYPFLPGQGEMQWDMMSDIGHTTNTAAQTASVERGTHNAEMGLIGNTWDNAYQGIRAANYFLENLPRVLENDPSMSTELAARLEAEARFIRAFLYARLVMLYGDVPLVTHTLTLEESKQVTRAPADEVWDYISSELQEVAEVLPESYPSSDIGRITRGAAHAMRARAMLYAGRWQEAAEAAKAVMDMGVYSLHPSYEDLFTYAGEGNAEVILDRQYAQDVAANSFFQSFGPRGMNGSVGISPTRTLVDAYETINGLPIDEDPEYDPLNPYANRDPRLDYTLFLPAFSDDVPGELLYNGQEYDPRPGSGTADEVEVDFQRTKTGFNTQKYVLPEDMNDRSNGGTNFILIRYADVLLMYAEAKIELGEIDQSVYDAINAVRQRPDVGLPPIEPGKSQEEMREIVRRERTVELAMEGLRFFDIRRWRTADEVMPGPIPGMRYIRSGETEVRTLTYGGVVRAFNPDRDYLWPIPQQERVLNPNLTQNPGY is encoded by the coding sequence ATGAATCTCAAGCTGCACAGATTTCCGGCGCTCGCGCTGGTCGCCGTGCTGGCGGCCTGCCAGGGCGACCTGCTGGATAGTCGGCCGACCGACTCCCTGAACGACGCGATCTTCTGGCAGTCGGAGAGGGACGCGGTGAACGCGGTGAACGCGCTCTACCCGTTTCTCCCCGGCCAGGGAGAGATGCAGTGGGACATGATGTCCGACATCGGCCACACCACCAACACCGCTGCCCAGACCGCCAGCGTGGAGCGCGGTACCCACAACGCGGAGATGGGGTTGATCGGCAACACCTGGGACAACGCCTACCAGGGGATCCGGGCGGCCAACTACTTCCTGGAGAACCTGCCGCGGGTGCTGGAGAACGACCCCTCGATGAGCACCGAGCTGGCCGCGCGGCTGGAGGCCGAGGCCCGCTTCATCCGGGCGTTCCTGTATGCGCGGCTGGTGATGTTGTACGGGGACGTACCGCTCGTGACCCACACGCTGACGCTGGAGGAGAGCAAGCAGGTTACGAGGGCACCGGCGGACGAGGTGTGGGACTACATCTCGAGCGAGCTCCAGGAGGTCGCCGAGGTGCTGCCCGAGAGCTATCCGAGCAGCGACATCGGCAGGATCACGAGGGGTGCCGCCCATGCGATGCGCGCCCGCGCCATGCTCTACGCCGGTCGCTGGCAGGAGGCCGCGGAAGCGGCGAAGGCCGTGATGGACATGGGGGTCTACTCCCTCCATCCCTCCTACGAGGATCTCTTCACTTACGCCGGCGAAGGGAACGCCGAGGTGATCCTGGATCGGCAGTACGCGCAGGACGTCGCGGCGAACTCCTTCTTCCAGAGCTTCGGCCCGCGCGGCATGAACGGCAGCGTGGGCATCTCGCCGACCCGCACGCTGGTCGACGCCTACGAGACGATCAACGGGCTGCCGATCGACGAGGATCCCGAGTACGATCCGCTGAACCCGTACGCGAACCGGGATCCGCGGCTGGACTACACGCTCTTCCTGCCGGCCTTCTCCGACGACGTGCCCGGCGAGCTGCTGTACAACGGCCAGGAATACGATCCGCGACCCGGCTCCGGTACGGCGGACGAGGTCGAAGTGGACTTCCAGCGGACCAAGACCGGCTTCAACACCCAGAAGTACGTCCTCCCCGAGGACATGAACGATCGCAGCAACGGCGGGACGAATTTCATCCTGATTCGTTACGCGGACGTGCTCCTCATGTACGCCGAGGCGAAGATCGAGCTGGGGGAGATCGACCAGAGCGTGTACGATGCGATCAACGCCGTCCGGCAGCGGCCGGATGTCGGACTGCCGCCCATCGAGCCGGGCAAGAGCCAGGAGGAGATGCGGGAGATCGTGCGAAGAGAGCGGACGGTCGAGCTGGCGATGGAGGGGCTGCGCTTCTTCGACATCCGGCGGTGGCGCACTGCGGACGAGGTGATGCCTGGTCCGATTCCCGGGATGCGCTACATCCGCAGCGGCGAGACCGAGGTGCGCACCCTCACCTACGGCGGCGTGGTCCGCGCCTTCAATCCGGATCGCGATTACCTGTGGCCGATTCCGCAGCAGGAGCGGGTGCTGAACCCGAATCTGACGCAGAACCCCGGGTATTGA
- the infC gene encoding translation initiation factor IF-3, producing MRLRPFCFRLHPRATAINERTRVNQQIRISPVRVIDQHGEQIGILPIERALEIAEEQGLDLVEVAPMARPPVCRIMDYGKFRYEEQRKAREARKKQHQVQIKEVKLRPGIEEHDFEFKLRHARRFLEEGNKVKITMMFRGRQMAHPELGREVLDRVVQEVADVGKVESSPTLEARSMTMVLAPIKG from the coding sequence ATGCGGCTCCGCCCTTTCTGTTTCCGCCTTCATCCGAGAGCCACGGCCATCAACGAGAGAACGCGCGTCAATCAGCAGATCCGGATCAGCCCAGTCCGGGTCATCGACCAGCATGGGGAGCAGATCGGAATCCTTCCGATCGAGCGAGCCCTTGAGATCGCCGAGGAGCAGGGGTTGGATCTGGTCGAGGTGGCGCCGATGGCGCGTCCGCCCGTTTGCCGGATTATGGATTACGGGAAATTCCGCTACGAGGAGCAGCGGAAGGCCCGGGAGGCGCGCAAGAAGCAGCACCAGGTTCAGATCAAGGAAGTGAAGCTCCGCCCGGGGATCGAGGAGCACGACTTCGAGTTCAAGCTCCGCCATGCCCGGCGCTTCCTCGAGGAGGGGAACAAGGTCAAGATTACGATGATGTTCCGCGGCCGGCAGATGGCCCATCCGGAGCTGGGTCGAGAGGTGCTCGACCGGGTGGTCCAGGAGGTCGCCGACGTCGGGAAGGTGGAGTCCAGCCCGACTCTGGAGGCGCGCAGCATGACCATGGTTCTCGCCCCGATCAAGGGGTGA
- the rpmI gene encoding 50S ribosomal protein L35 → MPKMKTHRGAAKRFKKTGSGKVKRSQAYTSHILTKKSPKRKRHLRQSALIDKADEKRVKRLILA, encoded by the coding sequence ATGCCAAAGATGAAGACGCACCGCGGCGCTGCAAAGCGCTTCAAGAAGACCGGTTCCGGCAAGGTGAAGCGCTCGCAGGCGTACACCAGCCACATTCTGACGAAGAAATCTCCGAAGCGGAAGCGGCATCTGCGGCAGAGTGCCCTCATCGACAAGGCCGACGAGAAGCGCGTGAAGCGCCTCATCCTGGCCTGA
- the rplT gene encoding 50S ribosomal protein L20 yields MPRVSNNVARLKRKRRILKHAKGYFGRRKNLYKTAKEAVERGWVYAYRDRKNRKRDFRRLWIMRINAAARVHDLSYSRFMNGLKLAGIEINRKILADLAIRDPNAFARLAEAAKARLS; encoded by the coding sequence ATGCCTCGCGTTAGCAACAACGTGGCGCGGCTCAAGCGCAAGCGCCGCATCCTCAAGCATGCGAAGGGCTACTTCGGCCGCCGCAAGAACCTCTACAAGACGGCCAAGGAGGCGGTCGAGCGGGGGTGGGTGTATGCCTACCGCGACCGGAAGAATCGGAAGCGCGACTTCCGCCGGCTCTGGATCATGCGGATCAACGCCGCCGCCCGGGTGCACGATCTCTCCTACTCGCGCTTCATGAACGGGCTGAAGCTCGCGGGCATCGAGATCAACCGGAAGATCCTGGCGGACCTCGCCATCCGGGATCCGAACGCCTTCGCCCGCCTGGCCGAGGCGGCCAAGGCCCGGTTGAGCTGA